The following proteins are encoded in a genomic region of Ornithodoros turicata isolate Travis chromosome 6, ASM3712646v1, whole genome shotgun sequence:
- the LOC135397117 gene encoding peptidyl-prolyl cis-trans isomerase sig-7-like translates to MSVVIETTLGDITVDLYTDERPRTCQNFLKLCKLKYYNLCLFHKIEQNFIAQSGDPTGTGRGGESVYAKLYGEQAKYFEAETKPRLRHTKLGTLSMVNNGDNMHGSQFFLTLGERLDSLDGVHGVFGEVSEGEETLARLNETFCDASGRPYQDIRITHTVVLDDPYDDPPGLDPPDASPKVTPQALLSDRIGAHEVINDAGGKTMEEIEEEIQAKEARARATILEMIGDLPDVDVAPPDNVLFVCKLNPVTTDEDLEIIFSRFGEIKSCEVIRDRKSGDSLQYAFIEFVRQEDCENAFFKMDNVLIDDRRIHVDFSQSVSKLRAEGKGGVQEAAEKMLKAAARPRRDDRYQLILSDGGDDGDNEKQKKQSEKKHKKPKEDRKERHAERKRSRSPPGKHRGPRYEYDEKRRSSKYEHDDSRGSRGSHRYDPRHEERQRSRYNERHYVKEDRRDDGRRPTKYESKHRSRHDDDGYRHTKKDSTRHRR, encoded by the coding sequence ATGTCTGTTGTCATCGAAACAACCCTCGGAGACATCACCGTCGACCTCTACACGGATGAACGTCCCCGCACTTGCCAGAACTTCCTCAAACTCTGCAAACTCAAGTACTACAATCTCTGCCTTTTTCACAAGATCGAGCAAAATTTCATCGCTCAGTCTGGCGATCCAACGGGGACAGGTCGAGGCGGCGAGTCCGTATATGCTAAGCTTTACGGCGAGCAAGCCAAATACTTCGAAGCCGAAACAAAGCCGCGGCTGCGGCACACCAAACTCGGGACTCTTTCTATGGTAAACAACGGCGACAACATGCACGGTTCGCAGTTCTTTTTGACACTCGGCGAACGCCTCGACTCGCTTGACGGCGTTCACGGCGTCTTTGGTGAAGTCTCGGAAGGCGAAGAGACCCTCGCGCGTCTCAATGAAACTTTCTGCGATGCATCCGGTAGACCTTACCAAGATATCCGCATTACTCACACTGTTGTGCTCGATGACCCTTACGACGACCCTCCAGGTCTCGACCCTCCGGACGCATCTCCGAAAGTCACACCGCAAGCGTTACTCAGCGACCGCATCGGAGCCCACGAAGTCATCAACGACGCGGGTGGGAAGACCATGGAAGAAATCGAAGAAGAGATTCAAGCCAAGGAAGCCAGGGCAAGAGCCACAATCCTAGAAATGATTGGCGACCTTCCGGACGTGGATGTGGCGCCCCCTGATAACGTCCTTTTCGTCTGCAAGTTAAATCCCGTCACAACGGATGAAGACCTCGAGATCATCTTCAGCCGATTTGGTGAAATTAAAAGCTGCGAGGTTATCCGTGACCGAAAGTCTGGGGACTCTCTCCAATATGCTTTTATTGAGTTTGTGCGACAAGAAGACTGCGAGAATGCGTTTTTTAAGATGGACAACGTCTTGATTGATGACAGACGGATACACGTCGACTTTAGCCAGTCTGTGTCGAAGCTGCGGGCTGAAGGAAAGGGCGGCGTGCAGGAGGCAGCCGAGAAGATGCTCAAGGCCGCAGCGAGACCTCGGAGAGACGATCGCTACCAGTTGATCCTAAgcgatggtggtgatgatggtgataatGAAAAGCAGAAAAAGCAGAGTGAAAAGAAACATAAGAAGCCGAAGGAAGACAGGAAAGAACGACACGCGGAAAGAAAGAGAAGCCGTTCACCTCCCGGGAAACATCGCGGCCCTAGATACGAATACGACGAAAAGCGTCGCAGTTCAAAGTACGAGCACGACGACAGTCGCGGCTCTAGGGGGAGCCACAGGTATGATCCAAGGCATGAAGAAAGGCAGAGGTCAAGGTACAACGAGAGGCATTACGTTAAAGAAGACAGAAGAGACGACGGGCGCAGGCCGACGAAATATGAGAGCAAACACAGGTCAaggcatgatgatgatggttatCGTCACACCAAAAAGGACTCCACTCGTCACAGACGGTGA